The genomic interval TCCCAGCCCGATCCCGACCTCCTTTGTAGTAAAGTACGGCTCAAAGACCTTCTGCAAGTCTTCGGAGGCGATTCCGGACCCAGTGTCCTGGAAGCGGACCTCGACCCATCGTTCGCTCCCGGCGGGTGGCGTTGAGGTTGCTGGGTCGGTCCCGTTCACCAAAGCAGTGGTGATCGACAGCCTCCCCCCAGAGGGCATGGCCTGGAAGGCGTTCACCAGAACATTCACAAAGCAGGTCTTGATCTGCTCACCGTCTACCAATACCCGCGGCAGGTCAACCGAGGAGTCGCGTTCGATCTCAATCCCCTGTTCTTCGGCTTTGCCGCTGGCCATGCTCACAACATCGTGGAGCAGCGGGGCCAGGTCACACGGGCGCGGCTCAAGCTTGAGCGGCTTGCCATAGTTCAGGAAGTTGGTAATCATGGTGTTCAGCCGGTGGATCTCGCTTTTCATCCACGAGACCAGGTGGGTGAACTCCTCCCGCGAGCGGGGATCGGTGGGCGAAAACCGACTCCGCAGATGATCGATGCTCAGGTTGATGAAGTTCAACGGATTGCGGATCTCATGCGCGATGCCAGAGGCCAACTGGCCGATGCTGGAGAGGCGCTCGGCCTGGTGCAGGCGGTCTTCTAGCTCCTTGTTTGCCCGCAACTTGGCCACCATGTCGTTGAAGCTCGTGGTCAGCTCACCAATCTCATCGTTACGCTCCACCGGCAAGCTCTCCCGCAAATCACCCTGCGCGACCCGACGCGCCGCCTGGACCACCTGGTCGATCGGCCTGGTGTACTTCCAGGACAAAATAAGGGAGGCCACAATCCCGAGGCCGAAGACCAACACGGTAACAACCAGCCGTTTGACGAAGTTGAGTCGCGAGATCTGGGCAAAATCATCCAGCACCATGCTGATCAGGGCGTAGCCCATCCGCTGATTACCCACCACGATCGGCACAATCAGGTTGTAGCTCTTTTGACCTTTCTCGGTCGCGAGCGTCTCCCCCAGTCTGGCGGTGATGAACAGGTCCCGCTGCCTGGGGTCGATGGCCGCGCCCACTCGCTTCGGATTGCTGCTGGCGATGACCTCTTCCTCATTGCTGACGATGGAGATCTCATTGACCCCTTTTCGTTGTAGGCGGCTGACATAGTCCTGGAGGCGTGCCTCGTCGGTCCGCTCCTTGGAGGTGAGGCGCTCCACGCTGATCTGAATGGCGGTGGACAGATCCATCGTGTGCTTCTCCACCTGGTCGATCAGCGCTCGCTCCGCATACCAATACAGCACGAACAGCGAGGCCAGCGTGAGCAATAGGAGGGAGAACATCATGAGGAGCAGCTTCGCCCTCAGCCCAAGATTGTCGAACAACCCCTTCACCCTCAGACCCTCCCTAGACCCGGCACAGCGTAGCCGGGCGCTACAATGCAGCAGTGTAGCTTATCGGAAATGCTGGGTCTTGTAAAGCTGATAGGGGTTCAGCACACAATCCTCTCCTAGTAGCCTGGACGAGGGAGGGGTCTTATGGGTGAGAACGAAACGGGATCGCTCGACAGGACCCGAGAGGGATGGGGGGTTCGTGCCGCGAACTTTACAAATCATTCCCCGCGTATGACAAGTTGAAACTCTTATTGACGA from Candidatus Methylomirabilis limnetica carries:
- a CDS encoding sensor histidine kinase, encoding MKGLFDNLGLRAKLLLMMFSLLLLTLASLFVLYWYAERALIDQVEKHTMDLSTAIQISVERLTSKERTDEARLQDYVSRLQRKGVNEISIVSNEEEVIASSNPKRVGAAIDPRQRDLFITARLGETLATEKGQKSYNLIVPIVVGNQRMGYALISMVLDDFAQISRLNFVKRLVVTVLVFGLGIVASLILSWKYTRPIDQVVQAARRVAQGDLRESLPVERNDEIGELTTSFNDMVAKLRANKELEDRLHQAERLSSIGQLASGIAHEIRNPLNFINLSIDHLRSRFSPTDPRSREEFTHLVSWMKSEIHRLNTMITNFLNYGKPLKLEPRPCDLAPLLHDVVSMASGKAEEQGIEIERDSSVDLPRVLVDGEQIKTCFVNVLVNAFQAMPSGGRLSITTALVNGTDPATSTPPAGSERWVEVRFQDTGSGIASEDLQKVFEPYFTTKEVGIGLGLALTKKIVEEHGGVIALTSVRDQGTTVRIRLPVEEQG